One Cicer arietinum cultivar CDC Frontier isolate Library 1 chromosome 8, Cicar.CDCFrontier_v2.0, whole genome shotgun sequence DNA segment encodes these proteins:
- the LOC101500484 gene encoding mitochondrial uncoupling protein 5 yields MGVKGFVEGGIASIIAGCSTHPLDLIKVRMQLQGENAPKPNPVHNLRPALAFQTGTTSIHVGPTPLPQPRVGPISVGVRLVQQEGVRALFSGVSATVLRQTLYSTTRMGLYDILKTKWSDQASGNMPLARKIEAGLIAGGVGAAIGNPADVAMVRMQADGRLPSAQRRNYKSVVDAITRMAKQEGVTSLWRGSSLTVNRAMLVTASQLASYDQFKEMILEKGVMRDGLGTHVTASFAAGFVAAVASNPVDVIKTRVMNMKVEAGKEAPYAGALDCALKTVRAEGPMALYKGFIPTISRQGPFTVVLFVTLEQVRKLFKDF; encoded by the coding sequence ATGGGTGTCAAAGGTTTTGTTGAAGGAGGCATTGCTTCCATTATCGCAGGTTGTTCCACCCACCCACTTGATTTAATCAAGGTTCGTATGCAGCTCCAAGGCGAAAACGCTCCCAAACCGAACCCGGTTCATAACCTCCGACCGGCACTTGCTTTCCAAACCGGAACAACTTCCATCCACGTGGGGCCTACTCCGCTCCCACAACCTCGTGTGGGTCCCATCTCAGTTGGTGTACGTCTCGTCCAACAAGAAGGCGTCCGAGCTCTCTTCTCCGGCGTCTCCGCCACCGTGCTCCGGCAGACTCTCTACTCCACCACCAGGATGGGCCTTTACGACATCCTTAAGACTAAATGGTCAGATCAAGCTAGCGGTAACATGCCGCTGGCTCGCAAAATCGAGGCCGGACTCATTGCCGGCGGAGTCGGAGCCGCGATTGGAAACCCTGCCGATGTAGCCATGGTTCGAATGCAAGCCGATGGAAGACTTCCATCGGCTCAGCGTCGGAACTACAAATCTGTCGTGGACGCCATTACAAGAATGGCGAAACAGGAGGGCGTGACAAGTCTCTGGCGCGGTTCATCTTTAACAGTGAACCGCGCTATGTTAGTCACGGCCTCCCAATTAGCCTCCTACGATCAATTCAAGGAGATGATTCTCGAGAAGGGAGTGATGCGTGATGGACTTGGGACCCACGTGACAGCGAGTTTTGCGGCGGGATTTGTGGCGGCGGTGGCAAGTAACCCAGTGGATGTTATTAAAACGAGGGTGATGAATATGAAGGTGGAGGCAGGTAAGGAAGCACCTTATGCTGGTGCTTTGGATTGTGCTTTGAAAACGGTTCGTGCTGAAGGTCCTATGGCTCTTTACAAAGGGTTTATACCTACAATTTCGAGGCAGGGTCCTTTCACTGTTGTTCTTTTTGTTACTCTTGAGCAGGTTCGCAAGTTGTTCAAAGATTTCTGA